The DNA region TTTTCTGTCTTGAACCACTTTATGTCATTTTactccatatatatgtatatatacatatatatatatatacatatatatgtatatatatatatatatgctaatatTCTGATCTACAAAAAAAATGACACTATCAAACGTGAATTGTCTTATTTTAATCCTACTATTTCAATATTCACATGTcaacttttgttttttcacagTTGGTAGCGTGAGATCTCCTGCCCCATTAGGTGTTAACTGTACACCAATTAGGCCCTGAGTCACACACCACTAGATGTTTAAATTCCAATTGGGTTTTTTTGAACATTAGCACGGGcgttaactatatatatttaaagtgtacaattttcGAAATTGAAAGAATTGTTGAAAAATCAGGGATACCTTCTGCATGGTGCCGTGTATATGGAACTCAGGAAGGTGCACAGTAAGTTTGAACTGCTTTGTTTGGTAATCGTTAGGACATAATGCCCCTagccttcattttcttctgaagGCAATGTGGAATAATGAACATATCGTCAAAGGATGTGGTGAGGAAAGATGACATGTGTAGAAATACTTTGTTGGGTCCAAAGAATGTTCAAGAATAAGGGTTGTGTGTATACAAATGTATGGGTATGTATGTACATTCTTCTTTCAATCactcacatacacatatgtacatgtgtaagACCCATAACTCTCATTATAACTCATTATAACTTACCTGTTGTGTTGAAAGCTTGAGAGAACTTGGAgggtaaagaaaggaagagaatgaaggtTTGCATTAACATGAAATTCTAGGAATGTGGAgatgtagacaaaaaaaaaattagagtagaACAGGTGGTCTTTATTTTAACAATGAATCTCTTTTCGTATCCTAATCCCAGAAGCGTCAAAGACAGaaacacatttacatttatgCGAGGAGAAATTCTTTGTAGCAGCTAATAGGGCTGAATATCTCCAGACTGActttaggttttgtttcttcTACTCAAGTTGGCTTTCAACACAAAATGCCCTTTTACTCAAGGAAACTAAGTGAAGGAGTTGAAAGATGTAAATTCCATTTTTTCAAAGACAGTTGTATGGGATAAATGTTTTTGTCACTTTTCTATTACCAATTACCACACTAAGGGTTCAAAAGAAACCAATTTCTACTCTTCCGGGTCTGGAGGTCAATGTTGAAAATGAGTCTCATGGGGCTAAAATAAAGATGCCTCTGCAGGACACAAGAGAGCTTGAATTCCTGCCCAGTTATGTGATTCCAGGTCACCATATTTTCTCCACAAAAATGCATGTCCTTCCAACCTCTACTGGTTACCTGAATAGAATCCTCAGTGGAGAAGATTTTTTCTAATAGTCATCCAAAATGAATTTGAATAACAGAATGATCATGAATGTTGCTGTGTAGCAAACCATCCTGAGAGCAAATGGCTTGGTAGAATGTCTTTAGTATCAACTGGAATTGTATGGTGATGAGTTGTTCTAATCTCTGTTGATGTCCTCAAGGGACTTGAGTCAGCTGTGTGTCAGCTGGGGAGGCTCTGCTGATCTCGCCAGGGCATTCTAATATAATTGGAGCTAAGCTAGCTCCCTGTGGCTGGTCCAGGGTGGCCTTGGCTTGGACAGCTTGGCTCTGCTCCACATGTCCACACTTCTGGTAACCCAccttgttttattcactttttggaGGCAGAGTTCCAAGAGAGAGCAGCAGAAATGCACAAAGACCTCTGAGGTCCCCTGTCATTTCTATCAAGTTCTGCTGCCCACACTAAATAAAAAATCCTAACCCATCCCAATTCTAAGATGGAAGAGTAGTCTCCACCTCCTGATGGTAGGTGCTGCACACATGGCCGGAGACATGGCTACAGAGAAAGACCGGCATTTGGGGCCATCGCGGCAAACAGTCTACAACTGCTGTAAATTTCAATTCAAAAGGTTTCATTTccaggacagctgggtggctcggttggctaagcatccacttcagctcaggtcatgatctcgtggtttgtgagttcaagtcccacctctGCACTGATTgtacagagcctgcctaggattctctctctttctctctctccctctctctctctctctctgctcctcccccattcatactctctctgtctctatctccaaataaataaataaacactaaaaacaaagtttaatttCCACTTCCACATTCATCAATGCAATTATCTCAGAGAAGACAGTGAGAATGAATTAGGGGCATAATGAGCAGTTATGGAAATTCTACTCCTGGGGGTCAGGCTTTCTTCCAGATATAACCCCTTGCCTTTAGATCGCCATTCCTAGTCTaagaaaagatcaaagaaattaaaggttTTCTTTCCAGATGCCTCAGAGAGACCAGGGACCTCATATCAAACTCATGATTAATGGAGCTAAGAACTGCTGTATCACTGATGCGATCTTCATGGCACCCTTCTGTTGATACTGTTTTCCTATTGATTGACCTTCCCATTGACATACTCACAAAGGTTTTCATtctgatactgtttttttttttcccatggggAGGATTCTGCTGGGTGGCGGTGACATTGTTAAATGCAAATGGAAGACAGAGACATaggaatattttttcttcactttccagctttattgaaattTAATTGACGTATAAAATTGCGGAAGTTTCAGCATACAACCTGGTGATTTCATATACATATCTGTTGTGAAGTGATCATCACAATAGCTTAGTGAAtgcatccatcacttcacatggtgaccatttccttttgttgtaaGAACATTTACTATGTACTCTGTTAGCAACattcaagtatacaacataataGAGTTAAGCATAATGACCATATTGTACATTAAGTCCCcaaaacttatttatcttatatctGAGGGGTGATAGGCTTTCATTAGCatcttctcctttcccccaaTGCCAGCCACTGGCAAACATGAACCTACTATCTGATTCTATGGTTCaaacttttatatttcatatataagtgagattatacagtatttgtctttttctatttcgGTTAGCATAATTACCTTGGGTTCCATCCACATTTGGACAAAGGAAAGGAtgccttccttttttattgctgaattccattgtatagatatgccATCATTATtaattcatctgtcgatggatgCCAtgctgtttccatgtcttggttattgtgaataatgctgcagtgaatgcAAGAGTACAGATATATGAGATGTTCGCAAATGTGTGGGAATTAAACCACACACTCATGTATGGTTGGtggatgaaagaagaaatcaaaaaagaaatttaaaaattttgaaccaaatgaaaatggaaatacagcatatcaaaacttatgggatgttGCAAAAGCAGCTCTAAGAGAGCAGTTTATAacaataaatgcctacattaagacaaataaaaagatcttaagtaaataacctaactttatgATTCAAagacctagaaaaaaaaagcaccaactAATTCCAAAGCAGCAgtggaagagaaataacaaatatctGAGCATACACAAATAATATATAGACCAGAAAACCAATAGAAATGACTAACAAAGTGAAGAACCAATTTTTTGAAAATCTAAGCAAAATTCACATGCCTTTAGttagaccagaaaaaaaaatggacatggagaagactcaaataaataaaatcagcagCAAAAGGTGAAGCCTTATAATCAATACCACAGAATATGGAAGAATCATAGGAGACCACAATGAACAATCTCACTCcgacaaattggacaacctagaagaaatagataaatccctagaaacatacacactaccacCACTAAATcagaaggaaatgggaaataTGAACAGATCAAAAATGAGTAAGGATATTAAATctgtcatcaaaaatctcccagcaaagaaaagcccaggaccagagaGCTTCATAGGTGAGTCCTACTAATTATGTAAACAAGAATGAATTACTATTCTTCTCAAACCCTTCCAGAAACTTAGAGAGGAGGGCACATTCTCAACCTTATTTTCCaaagtcagcattaccctgacaccaaatcCTAAAAAGgtcagtacaaaaaaaaaaaagtaaagaaaactatagaccgatatccctgatgaacacagacacaaaatttttcaaaaaatattagcaagctgAATCAAACAGCACATTGAAGGGATTATATttcatgatcaaatgggattatCTAAATAAcgtaaaattgtctttatttacaTATGATAACGAATTGAATATAGAAAATCCTGCAGACTCAACCCTTAAGAGCGCCCTCACTGAGATGAGCACCAAgttatgtatagaattgttgaatcactatgttatactgAACTATATtgttctgtatgttgattttatgtcctgtaccaataaaactttactgaacTGAAAATTACACATGTGGCAGACCTTTTGCAGAGACGGCCCCAATTCACCGCTTATCTCTGTATCCATGTACTTTGCGATGTGACTGCGAAGCTCCTCCCATTGAGAGGTGGAGCCGATTTCTCCACTTTCGAATCTGGACTGAATTCAGTATTTTATTCGCCTTGGCTAAGAGTGTATGGTGAAAATGACAGTGTGCCTCAAGGGTCCTTGGTGTGTTTCTGCTGCACTCTTGGAACCCTGTCTCTGCCATGGAAACAAGTCCAAGCTAGCCTGCTGTAAGAAGAGAAATCACGTGGAGCAGAGCCCTGTTGCTCTAAGGATGATCAACCTAGCCTAGCCTATCACCAGCAAGCTCCCGGATGTGGGAATGCAGCCAAGATTAACAGAGCTCCTCCAGCTGACCCACAGCTGACCACCACCTCATGAGGAGACCAACAGAGACCAAAAGACTTCCCCAACACAGACTCCCATGtgatggatggagctagaatgtattatgctaaccgaaataaatcagagaaagagaaatatcatttgatttcactcatatgtggaatttaagaaaaaaaacagatgaacataatgtgggggtggggagagaataaaggaaacaaaccacGCGAGACTCttatgatagagaacaaacagagggttgatgaaggaagagggggggggggatgggcgaGATGGGTGATGGGTTAAGGAGAGCATTTGTGATGAGTATCgggtgttgtacataagtgataaatcactgaattctacttctgaaaccaagaGTGCACAACCTATTAACTAACTAacatataagtttaaaaaatttttaaagcgcTATCTTAAATCATATAGGTTTGTCATagcttgttatgcagcaatagcttATTGATACAATAATCAAAGTAAACAGAGCTGAGAATATTAATAACCTGCTGCTTCTTATGTTTGACATTTGTTCTGATATTCAAAGGAAGCATTCATAATGACCTGGttattcacatttatttcagATAAGGGTACTAAAAAGTGACCACCACTCAGGTTCTTTTCCAGGTAACTGGTAGAGATTGGAAAGACCTGTCTGTTTTTGCAGGGATAACTTGTGGGACTTTCTGTCACAAATCTCAATTTCCAGAGCATTACTGGGCAGGAATTCAAGTTCTTGTCTGAGTAATCCTTTGATCATGAGGATTGAAGAGAGTTTAGAgcataaaaaaggtaaaaaaaattaatgacagtgTAAATGCATGTATTTTTCACTCACTCACACTATAATTTTatgacagaatttttaaagatgagataTTAAGGTAAGGGcaatggaagaaataatatcatCATCcaactaaataatataaaatctgcCACTAAAATCTTCACTCCAgtgaataaaacactttaaatatgGACACCAAATATCCCACACTTCAATGAGTAGATGTACATCatcaaaaacatattttccaCCACGAAATATGACGTGactcaaaatttttctttatcatatttCAGGTCTTCTCTGACACTAAACCCAAGTCAAGTCACTCGGTTTATTCAAATTTATCTCTTTGTAGATTACATGTGGAACATGTTTTTCATAAGCAATTTTTGCCTTACTTTTCTATATCAGGGGTACTGTGGATGCTGAGCTGataagagagagaacaggatCCTAAGGAGGATCATACAACCTCATGACAAAGCAAACTAGTTACAAAACAAACTAGTATGTTAAAGTCTACATTATCAGGAGGAGCATTTAAGGCAGTAAGGTGGAAAGGAATGGCAGACACAGAGTGAAAAAACTGTGGTCTCAGAATTTCtctacaataaaattatataaagggCCTCAGTTGCCAAATGTAGTTTATTCCATAAAACTAGTACAGTTCGTCACTATATGAGGCAAATGGGAATCTCCAAATTTCTCCTGATTCAAGGCTGGGACTAAattaggaaattaagaaaaccagaaaggaaaaattgTTAGCTATCAGAAGGAGCAGAATGTTAAACAAAAggacttatttaaattcaataaaacaggtgaactttagaaaaattgaaattccAGGATATAAATAGAGGGATTAAGTTCTTCTTTCATGATCCAATTAAAGAATCACAATCTCTGGATGTTAAGCATTGAACCAGCAATCACAGGTACTTCTGGGAAAATGGCTCTTTTATGActtccctctgaaaaataaatttagagcCTCCTTTATGTCtctgttcctcaggctgtagatgaaggggttcagcatgggcGTGACCACCGTGTACATCACCGAGGCTGTGGCACTTGAGAGTGAGCTCTGGGTAGCAGCAGAGCTGAGGTACACTCCTAGGCTTGTACAATAAAATAAGGAGACAACCGAGAGGTGAGATGTACAGGTGGAAAATGCCTTATACTTGCCCAGAGCTGATGAGATCCCACGTATGGAGGAAACTATCTTAGAATAAGAGTACAGGATCCCAGCCAGGGGAGCACCACCCAACAGCACAGCTGCAAGATATATCGCCAAGTTATTAAGAAAGGTGTCAGAACAGGCAAGTTGGATCATCTGATTGAGTTCACAGAAAAAGTGGGGGATATACAAGTGTGTACAGAAGGACAGCTGTAACACCACTAAGGTTTGTAACAAGGAATGCAGGATGTTCATGATCCAGGACACCAGAATCAACAGTCCACAGAGCCGAGGGTTCATGATGACCGTGTAGTGCAGGGGGTGACAGATGGCCACaaagcggtcataggccatcacagTCAAGAGGAAGTTGTCTAAACCTACAAAGAGTATGAAAAAGTACATCTGCATGATGCAGCTTTcgtaagttattatttttctctgtgtgtgtatattcacCAGCATCTTCGGGACGGTGGTGGAGGTGACACAAATGTCTACAAAAGATAGGTTGGTGAGAAAAAAGTACATGGACGTGTGGAGGTGGGAGTCAGAGTTTACAGCCAGGATGATGAGCAGATTCCCAAGTATGGTGACCAAGTACATGGACAGGAACAGCCCAAAGAGGAAGGGTTGCAATTCTGGTTCCTCTgaaaatcccagaagaagaaattctgaattTCGTGTATCATTGCCTAGTTCCACGTAGTCGATGTGACTatcaaaataagaggaaaaaagcatGACACGATCATGCATTGCTAATCTGGCTGATACATTATTGTTTATATTCTGCACTCaagacattaatttttatatttgtggaTGGAACATGACAAGAATATTAATAtctaggaaaaaaaggaaactatctCAACATAaagcatttatgaaaagcccacagcaaaCATGATACTCAAAGGTGATGCAGTGAACATTTTCCTGTACCATCTGAAACAAGGAAAGGATGCCCGCTTTCACAACTTCTACTCAACATAacactggaagttctagccagagtaattaaagaaagaagaggtaTCCAAACTgtaaagtaagaaataaatttatgtatgtaGATGATGTGATcgtatatgtagaaaatcctgaagatgccaccaaaaaaatTGTAT from Panthera leo isolate Ple1 chromosome A2, P.leo_Ple1_pat1.1, whole genome shotgun sequence includes:
- the LOC122214086 gene encoding olfactory receptor-like protein OLF4, with amino-acid sequence MHDRVMLFSSYFDSHIDYVELGNDTRNSEFLLLGFSEEPELQPFLFGLFLSMYLVTILGNLLIILAVNSDSHLHTSMYFFLTNLSFVDICVTSTTVPKMLVNIHTQRKIITYESCIMQMYFFILFVGLDNFLLTVMAYDRFVAICHPLHYTVIMNPRLCGLLILVSWIMNILHSLLQTLVVLQLSFCTHLYIPHFFCELNQMIQLACSDTFLNNLAIYLAAVLLGGAPLAGILYSYSKIVSSIRGISSALGKYKAFSTCTSHLSVVSLFYCTSLGVYLSSAATQSSLSSATASVMYTVVTPMLNPFIYSLRNRDIKEALNLFFRGKS